The sequence below is a genomic window from Acetivibrio clariflavus DSM 19732.
AAAAATTATAGATCCGTTTATTACTAGTCAACCCAGCAGAATTGTCGATACTATAGCAAAGCTGTATAGAGAAGGGAGTTTGCTAAGACACATAGCCATTACCTGTTTGGAAACTGTCTTAGGATTTCTCTTAGGTACAATGTTGGGTACTTTTATAGCAATTATTCTCTGGTGGTCAGAGTTTTTACAAAAAGTTTTGGAACCGTATTTAATTGTATTAAACAGTCTGCCTAAAATTGCCCTTGGACCGATTTTTATCGTATGGATAGGGGCAGGACCTATAGCTATAGTAGTTATAGCAATGACTATATCTATAGTTGTAACAATTCTTGAAGTCTTGAATGGTTTTCTTGGAGTGGACAATGATAAAGTCAAACTTGTGAAAACTTTCGGTGCAAGCAAAATACAGGTGTTTACAAAGGTAGTGCTTCCGGCATCGATGCCGGTTATAGTAAATGCGCTCAAGGTAAGCGTCGGACTGTCATGGGTTGGAGTTATTGTGGGAGAGTTCCTGGTTTCGAAGGAGGGTATAGGTTATCTAATTGTCTATGGAGGCCAGGTATTTCAACTTGATCTGGTTATGGCAAGTGTTTTGATTCTTTCCGTGGCAGCATTTTTAATGTACCGTGTGGTTGCATGGATTGAGAAAATAATCATTGTCAACAGGAATGGCTAATTATAAAAATTACAATTTCTATTAACAATATCAATACCTCACAATAGATTAACTTAAAGAATATTATGTTATGGGAGGTGTTGATAATGAGAAAATACAGCATTTATTTTACAATAGCAACAATATTGATGCTGCTTATCTTTACAGGCTGTGCTAAGAGCGAGTATCAAACAGTTCGACTTAGTGAAGTAACTCGTTCTGTTTTTTACGCACCGCAGTATGTTGCTTTAAATAAGGGATTTTTTGAGGAAGAGGGACTGAAGATAGAGCTTACAAGCGGGCAGGGAGCCGACAAGGTTATGACAGCTGTTTTGTCGGATCAGGTTGATATAGGCTTTTCCGGTCCGGAAGCTGCAATTTATGTATATAATGAAGGAAAAGAAGACTATGCCGTGGTTTTTGCACAGCTTACGAAGAGGGATGGGTCCTTTTTGGTGAGCAGGAATCCGGAACCCGATTTTAAATGGAGCAATGTCCGTGGCAAGACCATAATAGGAGGAAGAAAAGGCGGAGTACCTGAGATGACTCTTGAATATGTATTGAAAAAGAACAACATTATACCGGGAAAAGATGTTTATATTGACACCAGCGTCCAATTTGCATTAATGGGGCCTGCCTTTACCGGTGGAAAGGGCGATTATGTGACCTTGTTTGAGCCTGTTGCTTCTGCTGTTGAGAAGGAAGGTAAGGGATATATAGTTGCATCCATAGGTGCCGAAAGCGGTGAAATACCTTACACTGCCTATTATGCAAAAAAGAGTTACATAGAGAAGAATAAAGATGTAATAGAGAAGTTTACAAGAGCAATTTATAAAGGTCAAAAGTGGGTTGATGAGAATAGTCCTGAGGAGATAGCAAAAGCAATACAACCTTCATTCCCGGATTCGGATTTGGATATACTTACAACCGTTGCAAAAAGATACAAGGAAATAGATGCCTGGTGCAAAGATCCAATAATGAGCAAAGAATCGCTTGAACTTCTTCAAAGGGTAATGAAAGAAGCCGGCGAGCTGGAAAAAGAAGCGAAATATGAGGATTTGGTTACAACTGAGTTTGCAGAAAAATCTATGGGTAAATAGGGCATTTGAGTTGGCTGATGTACTAAGAAATTGGTACATCAGCTTTTTTATTCCGAGAAAAATAGTAAAGAAACCAGATTTATATATTGTAAGATAAAAAACATACCTTACATTTGCAAGTTATGGAGGAGATAGAAAGCTCATTTATTCGTTAAATTTAGCTATTGTAAGGTTTGGACGCTTTATAGATGCTTTAAATAATAAGATTAAAGCTAAAATTAAAAAAATGTTTACAATCAATTTGGAGTTATTTATAATAAATTGTATGCTATGAATTTACAAGAATGTTAATAGAATGTATCTAAAGATAGGATAGTTATATATTTTATAATATAAATACTTAATTGCTATCAAGTTATAATTATTTTTTTATTTCAATTTTTTTATTTTTATTAGGGAGGCAAAATGAAAATGAGTGTTGGAAAAAGAATCATTTCTGCTATGCTGATAGCAGCAGTCATGGTACAAATCTTTTGCGTATCAAATGTTTTAACTGTGAGTGCAAATAAGATACTTACTAAAAAAATGATGTTATTAACAAAAAGGAAAGTGTTATCGATTCTGTATATCAAAACTTTATTCCCGAAAAGAAAACTGAAGATTTAACTGATCAGGAAACAGTTACAACAATTATACCGGTTCCGACTTCAACGGTTAAGTTGGGATCCGAAGAGATAAGTGATATGCTTGTTTCAGAAATAGATAACAAAGCAATCAATATAGAAAAAGTTAGTGAAAAGAAAAGGATATTGGTGAAATATAAGAATACGGGAAACAAGCAAAAGTTTAGCAATTCTATTAAAAACAATTCAAAATTGTCAAAGCTTAAAAAGAAGAAGTCAATAGAAGCTAAGCGAATAGAGATATATGAGCTTGATGATAGTAATTATTTTGACGACGTAGTTAAAGAATTAAAGAAAGACAATATGGTTGAATATGTACAAGAAGATTTACGTTTATCAATATTTGAGTATCCTGAAGATCCCAAATTTCCAGATCAATGGGCTCTTGAAAATGTAGGACAGGCTATAGAAGGAATAAAAGGTATTGCTGGAGTTGATATAGGTGCATTGGCAGCATGGGATAAGACAAAAGGATCTTCTGAGGTTGTAATAGGCGTATTAGATACAGGTATCGATATTTATAATGAGGACCTGAGGGATGCTATTTTTGTTAATGAAAAAGAAATACCCGGAAATGGAATTGACGATGATAATAATGGATACATTGATGACGTGAAAGGTTGGGATTTTGTTAACGATGATAATACGGTATATGATTCGGCAACACAGGATAAACATGGAACGCATGTTGCTGGGATTATCGCTGCACAGCATAATTTAAAAGGTGTGTGTGGCATTAGTCCTAATGTAAAGATTATTCCTTTAAAGTTTATGAGTGAAGGATTTGGTTACACGTCGGATGTACTTGAAGCTATTGAGTATTGTGAAAAGATGAATATAAATATTGTGAATTGCAGTTGGGGAAGCACTGAGGAAAATCCGGCATTGCGGGAAGCAATGGCAAATAGTAATATTTTATTTATAACAGCAGCCGGTAATTACGGAGCGGATTCATCTAAACATCCGGTTTTTCCGGCAAATTATGACCTACCTAATATAATATCTGTAGCTGATATTGACAATAACGGTGATATTGCACCTTTTTCAAATTATGGTGCAAATGTGCATGTTGCTGCACCAGGTGTAAATATATTAAGCGTTTATCCCGGAAATAACTATGAAATGTTAAGTGGAACATCGATGGCAGCCGCTTTTGTGACAGGTATAGCTGCATTAATTAAAAGTTATGACAAAGATATATCCATATTGGATATCAAAGATAGAATAATCAATAATGTTATTTCATCGGAAAAACTTACCGGAAAAGTATTTTCAGGCGGGAGAGTTGATGCTTTGGCTGCACTCAATAATAAAGTGCCTGAACAAGAGCCTTCAAAACCTATAATTGAAGTAACGCCTAAAGTGACCACAAAACCTGGAGCTGTGCCAACACCCTGTATAGTAAACAATAATTCTAATAAAGATTTCTCAAAAGAAACAATAATAAATGAAAGTTCAAATTCTACAGTCAATAAACTCTTAAAACCTATTATACTTGATGATAATGATTCTTCTAATATGGCTAAAGATGTAACATCATCAGTTTATAAAATAGGCCTTGATTCAATTCGGTTTGATATAAATTCTCAAAGTTTTTCAATGCTATCCTATACTATGGAAGAGGAAAAAATGATACTTCTTCTACAGCTATGCCTATAGGTATTGGAACGGTTTATGGAACATTTGACATAGATGACAATAACGATTGGTTTGTTGTTTATCTAAAGGAAAACACTGAATATACTATAAAGCTTAAAGGAATAGCCAGTGGTAATGATTATGATTTACGTGTATATGACGACGAACTTACTCAAATTGGAGGGTCATATTTAACAGGTAATTCCGATGAAAGCATAACAATAAATATTCAAAACAATGGTATTTATTATTTGAATGTTTCACGTTTTTCATGGTCCGAAAGAGTTGACAATAGTTATCAGCTGTTAATTTATCAAAACACATCTCATTCTGATGAGTATGAGGAAAATGATAGTCTAAATACTGCAAAAACTATTAGTACGAATAAAGATATCTACGGCACTATCGGTACCAATTCCGATGAAGATTGGTATATTGTCAATGTTGAAAAAGAAGGAAGATTGACAATAGCCCTTTTAGATATACCAGTGAATTGCGATTATGAGCTTTCTGTTTATAGTGAAGATTTAACATATGTTGGAGGTTCATATAATTACGGGAACATTGATGAAAAGTTAAGTATTATGGTAGAAAGACCGAATACATATTACATCCGAATTTACTCATATAAAGGATGTGATCCGGATAATAATTATACCTTAAGGGCATCGGTTTCAAGTCCGGATATTTATGAAGAAAATGATACAATAAGTAAAGCTAAAAATATAAAAGTGGGATGTTCAGTGTCGGCAACTATTGATAATCCTGATGATTCGGATTGGTATAAATTTGATGTTAAAGATTCGATGGACTGTCTGATAGAACTTCAGAATATACCTTATGAGAGAGATTATGACCTTTATTTGTTCAAAGAATCATATTGTATTGCTGTTTCATGTTTTGAAGGTAATACTGATGAGTTTTTGAATATGCAACTTACTGAAGGAACATATTACATTAAAGTGGTTCCATATTCGAGATGCTTTAGTCAAACTGATAACTATACTTTATCTGTAAAAAGTAGTAATGGGATTGTTGTCTCAATGCCTTTTATAAAGGTGGATTCAGATAGTTTTATTGAGGTTCCTCTAATGTTAGACAATATTCCGGAAGAAGGTATATCTTGCTTTAACTTTGCAATTAACTACAATAAAAATATTCTGACTTATGTAGGCAATAGTAAAGGTACTTTGGAGAATATTAATGGTGATGATTTAGCTATCCATGAAGCTGAGGATGGTATAAGGATATTGTATTTAGATAATTCTTTGAACAACCCCATCATATCATCAGGCACTCTGGTAAATCTAAAGTTTCAGATAAATAGCAATGTTACAGATGGTACATGTATTTTAGGCTATAATGATAATTGGTCATTTGCCTCATTTACAGACAGCAAGTTTTATATCTATTCACAAGTTAAATTTAAGGCCGGAATGCTGGCTTTCGGTGAGTACAATACCTTTAGTGCTGAAAATATTGAATTGTCTTTAAATCAGCCTATTATGGTGACTTCTTATAGTGAGGAACGATTAGTAGGTGATATAGATGGAAATGGTGTTTTTAACAGCATAGATTATGCTAAGTTAAAAGCACTTATGCTTGGGTATAAAATAGAGCTTCCGGAAGATTATGAGTGGGCGGCAGATGTTGATGGTAGTGGAATGATTAATAGTATTGACATTGCATATATGAAAAGTTACCTACTTGGGAAAATTAAAATATTTCCAAAAGAAAGACCGACTGCACCATCAAATTTGAAGGTAACTTCAATAACTTCATCGGGAATAACTCTTAGTTGGGATGAGTCAACCGGATTAGCAGATATAGCATACTACGAAATTTATCGTGATGGTGTACTTTGTGGAGAGTCAACGACTAACTCTTTCCAGGATAGTGGATTAATAATAAATAGCAATTACATATATGAAATAATTGCAGTAGATATAAAGGGTAGAAAATCTATTGAAAGTAATTCTATAGAAGTGTTTTTTGAAGGTGTAACAGATGTAGAAGCTCCATCTGCACCTAGAAATTTTATGGTGAATTGGTATACAGGTGTGGCCGTATCACTTACATGGGAAGCTCCAGAGGATGCCACGGCAATAGAAGGATATGAAGTATATTCAGGCAATACACTTTTGACGTTTGTAAAAGATACGAGTGTAATCTATACAGGACTTACATGTAATACTAGCTACACGCTTACTGTTAAGGCTGT
It includes:
- a CDS encoding ABC transporter permease, giving the protein MSENNKLNMSLEHREYLRKVKQRKICVLVAQIVIIVAIFALWEIAARAKIIDPFITSQPSRIVDTIAKLYREGSLLRHIAITCLETVLGFLLGTMLGTFIAIILWWSEFLQKVLEPYLIVLNSLPKIALGPIFIVWIGAGPIAIVVIAMTISIVVTILEVLNGFLGVDNDKVKLVKTFGASKIQVFTKVVLPASMPVIVNALKVSVGLSWVGVIVGEFLVSKEGIGYLIVYGGQVFQLDLVMASVLILSVAAFLMYRVVAWIEKIIIVNRNG
- a CDS encoding ABC transporter substrate-binding protein, translated to MRKYSIYFTIATILMLLIFTGCAKSEYQTVRLSEVTRSVFYAPQYVALNKGFFEEEGLKIELTSGQGADKVMTAVLSDQVDIGFSGPEAAIYVYNEGKEDYAVVFAQLTKRDGSFLVSRNPEPDFKWSNVRGKTIIGGRKGGVPEMTLEYVLKKNNIIPGKDVYIDTSVQFALMGPAFTGGKGDYVTLFEPVASAVEKEGKGYIVASIGAESGEIPYTAYYAKKSYIEKNKDVIEKFTRAIYKGQKWVDENSPEEIAKAIQPSFPDSDLDILTTVAKRYKEIDAWCKDPIMSKESLELLQRVMKEAGELEKEAKYEDLVTTEFAEKSMGK
- a CDS encoding S8 family peptidase, translated to MLVSEIDNKAINIEKVSEKKRILVKYKNTGNKQKFSNSIKNNSKLSKLKKKKSIEAKRIEIYELDDSNYFDDVVKELKKDNMVEYVQEDLRLSIFEYPEDPKFPDQWALENVGQAIEGIKGIAGVDIGALAAWDKTKGSSEVVIGVLDTGIDIYNEDLRDAIFVNEKEIPGNGIDDDNNGYIDDVKGWDFVNDDNTVYDSATQDKHGTHVAGIIAAQHNLKGVCGISPNVKIIPLKFMSEGFGYTSDVLEAIEYCEKMNINIVNCSWGSTEENPALREAMANSNILFITAAGNYGADSSKHPVFPANYDLPNIISVADIDNNGDIAPFSNYGANVHVAAPGVNILSVYPGNNYEMLSGTSMAAAFVTGIAALIKSYDKDISILDIKDRIINNVISSEKLTGKVFSGGRVDALAALNNKVPEQEPSKPIIEVTPKVTTKPGAVPTPCIVNNNSNKDFSKETIINESSNSTVNKLLKPIILDDNDSSNMAKDVTSSVYKIGLDSIRFDINSQSFSMLSYTMEEEKMILLLQLCL